AGATCGACAAGCCTTGAAGCATGTTCCCGGGCAAGCGTTTTATGCTGCGCGATTTTGTCGGCATCCCGGTCGGCATAGCTGATACCGCAGGTATAAACCGGCGCCAGCAGCTCAAGATTGCACAGTTTTGCCGTGGTCTCGAACGGAATAAGATACTCTTCAATGGCATGGCCAAAGAAACCGTCAGCGGTATAGAGCGCCTGTGGCGCCCCTGTAGTGAAGGAGAGGATCAGCTTTTTACCGCCCAGTTTCGCCGTTGAGCCATGCGCGAAGCCGTGGACAAAGACCTCGTCCAGCCATTGTTTCATTAACCCGGGCAGCCCATACCAGGAAAAAGGAAACTGCCAGACAATCACATCGGCCCTGAGCAGGCTTTCCTGCTCCGCAGCGATATTGAATTTGCCGTCCGGATAGAGCCAGTCCAGACGACGAATTTCAGCATCGGGAAGGGCGGTCGCCACTTCATCAAGGATAGTGGCGTTGGCGACGGAATGGTTCAGCTCAGGATGACCTGAAATAACAAGGATATTTTTCATTTCAATACGTTAAAGAGGCTGGTGAATTTTTAACCCAGTATAGAGTGACACCATTATTTTTTTAGAGCAGTAAAGGCTCATTCACTTTTAGACAAAAACTAATAATGGTCGACGGATCTCATTGTGTCTGGTCATCATGAACCCGTGAACTACGCCGTGATGCCCAGTAAACGTTCTGCATTGCGAAACGCGATGGCCTCTTTTACAGCCTTGTTGACGGGCAGACTGTCGATAAATGTT
This region of Enterobacter cloacae complex sp. R_G8 genomic DNA includes:
- a CDS encoding NAD(P)H-dependent oxidoreductase, whose protein sequence is MKNILVISGHPELNHSVANATILDEVATALPDAEIRRLDWLYPDGKFNIAAEQESLLRADVIVWQFPFSWYGLPGLMKQWLDEVFVHGFAHGSTAKLGGKKLILSFTTGAPQALYTADGFFGHAIEEYLIPFETTAKLCNLELLAPVYTCGISYADRDADKIAQHKTLAREHASRLVDLLNSVVNNPEGE